From Struthio camelus isolate bStrCam1 chromosome 7, bStrCam1.hap1, whole genome shotgun sequence, a single genomic window includes:
- the CHST3 gene encoding carbohydrate sulfotransferase 3: MEKRYALPQDFRDALHCLKMRSKYAVLLVFVVGLVIIEKENNFISRVSDKLKQSPQSLAEANSTDASLAPAENGSLESLRELDAAFSRLRTRLRNVTLELSGGREPAGTPVPGPRRHVLLMATTRTGSSFVGEFFNQQGNIFYLFEPLWHIERTVTFEPGGANAVGSALVYRDVLKQLFLCDLYILESFISPVPEGHLTPFMFRRGSSRSLCEEPVCTPYVKKVFEKYHCKNRRCGPLNVTLAAEACRRKEHMALKTVRIRQLEFLQPLVEDPRLDMRIIQLVRDPRAVLASRMVAFSGKYETWKKWASEGAAPLNEDEVQRLRGNCESIRLSAELGLRRPAWLQGRYMLVRYEDIARSPLQKAKEMYRFAGISLTPQVEEWIGKNTQAPQDSSGIYSTQKNSSEQFEKWRFSIPFKLAQVVQNVCGPAMRLFGYKLAGSPQALTNRSLSLLEETRTSWLT, from the coding sequence GGTGTCGGACAAGCTGAAGCAGTCGCCGCAGTCGCTGGCGGAGGCCAACAGCACGGACGCCAGCCTGGCGCCGGCCGAGAACGGCTCCCTCGAGTCCCTGCGCGAGCTGGACGCCGCCTTCTCGCGGCTCAGGACCCGCCTGCGCAACGTCACCCTGGAGCTGAgcgggggccgggagccggcggggacGCCCgtccccgggccgcggcggcacgTGCTGCTGATGGCCACCACGCGCACGGGCTCCTCCTTCGTCGGGGAGTTCTTCAACCAGCAGGGCAACATCTTCTACCTCTTTGAGCCGCTGTGGCACATCGAGAGGACGGTGACCTTCGAGCCGGGGGGAGCCAACGCGGTGGGGTCGGCCCTCGTCTACAGGGACGTCCTCAAGCAGCTCTTCCTCTGCGACCTCTACATCCTGGAGAGCTTCATCTCGCCCGTGCCTGAGGGCCACCTGACGCCCTTCATGTTTCGGCGGGGCTCCAGCCGCTCGCTCTGCGAGGAGCCCGTCTGCACGCCCTACGTGAAGAAGGTCTTCGAGAAGTACCACTGCAAGAACCGCCGCTGCGGCCCCCTGAACGTGACGCTGGCGGCCGAGGCCTGCCGGCGCAAGGAGCACATGGCGCTGAAGACGGTGCGCATCCGGCAGCTGGAGTTCCTGCAGCCGCTGGTGGAGGACCCGCGGCTGGACATGCGCATCATCCAGCTGGTGCGGGACCCCCGGGCTGTGCTGGCCTCCCGCATGGTGGCCTTCTCGGGCAAGTACGAGACCTGGAAGAAATGGGCCTCGGAGGGGGCGGCGCCGCTCAACGAGGACGAGGTGCAGCGGCTGCGGGGCAACTGCGAGAGCATCCGCCTCTCGGCCGAGCTGGGCCTGCGGCGGCCGGCCTGGCTGCAGGGCCGCTACATGCTGGTGCGCTACGAGGACATCGCCCGCTCGCCCCTGCAGAAGGCCAAGGAGATGTACCGCTTTGCCGGCATCAGCCTCACGCCGCAGGTGGAGGAGTGGATCGGCAAGAACACGCAGGCGCCCCAGGACAGCAGCGGCATCTACTCCACCCAGAAAAACTCCTCGGAGCAGTTTGAGAAGTGGCGCTTCAGCATCCCCTTCAAGCTCGCCCAGGTGGTGCAGAACGTCTGCGGCCCGGCCATGCGCCTCTTCGGCTACAAGCTGGCCGGCAGCCCCCAGGCGCTCACGAACCGCTCGCTCAGCCTGCTCGAGGAGACGCGGACCTCCTGGCTCACGTAg